The Bacilli bacterium region ATTTTTTTTCGGTCCGAGCAATCAAATTTTCCCCGGACTGAATGATAATTTGAAATATTAAATTTTTTGTAGCTACCGGAGGCGCACTGACATAAAAAGTATCATTTCGAAAACGAAGATATATATTCTTAATCAATTTATGGGTAATATTAACCTTGTAGAGTCGGTTATTAATGCTAATTGTCGCTTCTTTAATTCTCATATCAATAGTATAGCGATTATTGGCACGAAAACTAGTAAAAGTAAAGCGAATAATATAGAATAATTACGAGGAAGAATGATGGAAAAGATTTTAGTATCGGCATGCCTAGTTGGAATTAATTGTCGCTACGATGGCCGGAGCAAAATCAACGGGGATATTGAATCCTTAAGAGAATATTTTGATTTTATATTGATTTGTCCGGAAGTTGAAGGCGGCCTACCAACGCCCCGTGCTCCCAGCGAAAGAAATGGCGAAAAAGTTATCAATTCACTAGGCGCGGATAATACTTCTTTCTTTTTACAGGGAGCGCACAAAGCTTTAAAGCTTGCTCAGGCCAATAACGTCCGTTTTGCGCTTTTAAAAAGTAGGTCACCGTCATGTGGCTTAGGGCTGATATATGACGGCACATTTAGCAAAACATTGGCCCCGGGGAACGGAGTGACAGCCGATCTGCTGCTCGCTCACGGAATAGAAGTTTTTTCGGAAGATCAAATTGAGGATTTGTTATGCAAAATTCAACTGTCAGAAAAATGACTTTAATCGCTCTTTTAGCCGCCGTTACCTACCTTGCTACTGCATTTTTGCGAGTGCCCTATGCCGGGAACCAAGGCTATTTGAATTTTGGGGATGCCATAATTCTTTTTGCTGCCTGCTTTATCGATCCGATATCGGGAGGAATTGTCGGCGTCATCGGAGCCGGATTGGCGGATTTTACGTTCGGATATATTCAATTCTTACCTTTCACCATTGTAATAAAATTTGTCATGGGTCTTATTGCCGGCTTTTTTTACCGCTACGGAAAGGGATTTGTTCGCTACGTAGGCATTGTTATCTCGAGTTTGATTATGGTCATCGGCTATGCATTTGCCTATTACCTTTTATACGGAGGCTGGGGAGCGGTTGTCGCTTATTCGCCTTTTGATATCGTGCAAGCGGTCGTTGCCGTTATTATGGGTTTAATATTGATTTTCACTGCCAAAAAAGTTCGCCTTATGCGCGAGAGCGATAATTAATCTTTTGCCCTATTTGATGTTATTAATTTTCACTTTTAATAAAAAGCCCCGAATTACTTTCGAGGCTTTTCTTTATAAACCAAGTTATTTTCAAATAAAAAGAGAAATAAAATGCAGCTCAGTGCTTCGATTCCTTTAGCGAAACAACAACTTCCTTATCAATACGCGCGATGGCTTCTGTCATCAAGTCGACCATCGCCACATAATCATTATAATCGATGATACTCACGTGACTATGGAAGTAACGACAAGGTAAACTTACCGTCATATTCACTATGCCATCAAATTGTTTATGGATAGCGCCGCTATCCGTTCCGCCGGCGGTCAATAAATCGTAGCAATACTTAATTTTTCTTTCCTGGGCAATTGATTCCACCCAATCAAACAAACCGCGATGCGCGATGACTGAACTATCCATAATGGAAAGAGCCACTCCCGCTCCCAAACGCGAAGGTGAGTTAGGGGCCCCCGGTAAATCGTAGGACATTGTAACATCGGTTGCAAAGGCAATATCGGGTTTAACATGATAAGCGGCAGTTCCCGCCCCCCGCAAACCTACTTCCTCTTGAACGGTTCCAGCAAAAACAACGTTGCATCTATGGCCGCGAGCTTTTAAATTTTTAATAACTTCAATGCCGACGGCTACGCTCGCCCGATCGTCCCAGGCTTTGCCAAGAAGCGCGGTTCCGTTATTCATCACGCGGAAACTTTGCAGGGGAGTGACGGTGTCGCCGATTCTGATTCCCATATCTTCAACCTGTTTTCGGCTATCAACACCTAAATCAAGATACATATCTTTGAGATCCATGACCTTGTTTTTTTGATCGGCGGGCATCCCATGCGGAGGCTGTGCCCCAGTAACTCCGACGTATTCATGACCATCCCGTGTTTTAACAACAAATTCATGCGCCGGTATCACGTGACCCCACCACCCTCCGACATTGCCGAGGCGGATAAGTCCACTTTCCTCAATGCGTAGGACCATAAAACCAATCTCATCCATATGGGCGGTAAAAAGAACGGTCGGTTCTCCTTTTTCTCCCGGTAAATAGGCTAAAGTAGAGCCGAGATTATCAAATTCAAAATGATCGACGTCATCCTTCAAATACCGCTGAATCAAACGGCTTACTTCCCTTTCATTCCCGGAAATTCCCCGAACTTCCGAGACTTCTTTAAGTAAAAGTAATCTTTCTTCTTTATTCATAATAAAATCCTCACTTCAGTAATTATTGTCTTGACGTTTAAAATTCTCGGCATTTTTTTTTAAATAGGCGTCTATGATATCGCTTTCAGAAAAATTTATTGCCTTGGATATCGTTAAAAAAGAAGCGAAAGCAGCCTTATACTCCGCTAGAGATTCCTTGATAAAAAATGTCTCGAACTTCTGATAGACATCAAGAATAAGCGTTGAGAGAACATTTGTTCTCGGCTCCAAAAATTCAATTTGTTCAACTTTAAGATTTTTAGCCAGTCCCAACGAAAGCAAAAAGTGTAGAACATCCGCGTACTCATCCAATAGTCGTTCTTTCGACTCACCGGTCTTGGTAGACCAAAATTTAAAAGTGCGCGTGGCATTGGCAAATTCACCGAGTTCAACCAGAAGAGCGAGTTTTCTTTTAACTAATGTCGATGCATAATCAACATTTTTATCGGCATGAATTCGCCTATCCAACTCGCTTTGTTTAGAAAACAGCAGATTGAGGGCAAAGACTTCGCTCATAAGACCTCCAAATGCCAGATATCGCGATTATACTCGCTGATGGTCCGATCGGTGGAAAAGAAACCGCTCATGGCAATATTGTAAAGACATGCCCGCGCCCATTCGTTGCGATTTGAATAGTAGAATTGGTCGATCTTTTTTGAAGCCTCCAGGTAAGCGCGAAAGTCTTCTAAAATTAGATACTCATCGCCCCGATACATGATTTCATCAAAAATCGCCCGAAATTTATCGTTATCCCCATTGCTCCAGAAACCATTAATCAAACTATCGATGATAATCTTGACATCAGCATCGGAATTATAGACATCCCAAGGATTGTAACCGCTGTTCCGCTTAGCCATAACTTCTTCTTCTTTCAACCCAAAAATATAACAATTATCCGACCCCACGCGCTCGCTGATTTCGACATTAGCACCATCTAGAGTGCCCAGGGTCAAAGCGCCGTTCATCATAAACTTCATGTTGGAAGTGCCGCTGGCTTCCTTTCCCGCTGTTGATATTTGTTCACTTATATCCGCAGCGGGGATGATAACTTCCGCGCTGCTTACCGAATAGTTTTCAATAAAGACAATCTTCATAAATTGCGATACGTACTCGTCGTTATTAACCATATCGGCCACCGCATTGATTAATTCAATTACTTTTTTGGCAAAAAAGTAACTTGGCGCCGCTTTCGCTCCGAATATATACGTCTTTGCCATCGGCTTATAATCGGGATTGTTCTTAATTTTATTGTATAGATACATAATCCGAAAGACATTCATCAACTGGCGCTTATAGGCATGAAGACGCTTAA contains the following coding sequences:
- a CDS encoding M42 family metallopeptidase, giving the protein MNKEERLLLLKEVSEVRGISGNEREVSRLIQRYLKDDVDHFEFDNLGSTLAYLPGEKGEPTVLFTAHMDEIGFMVLRIEESGLIRLGNVGGWWGHVIPAHEFVVKTRDGHEYVGVTGAQPPHGMPADQKNKVMDLKDMYLDLGVDSRKQVEDMGIRIGDTVTPLQSFRVMNNGTALLGKAWDDRASVAVGIEVIKNLKARGHRCNVVFAGTVQEEVGLRGAGTAAYHVKPDIAFATDVTMSYDLPGAPNSPSRLGAGVALSIMDSSVIAHRGLFDWVESIAQERKIKYCYDLLTAGGTDSGAIHKQFDGIVNMTVSLPCRYFHSHVSIIDYNDYVAMVDLMTEAIARIDKEVVVSLKESKH
- a CDS encoding ECF transporter S component — translated: MQNSTVRKMTLIALLAAVTYLATAFLRVPYAGNQGYLNFGDAIILFAACFIDPISGGIVGVIGAGLADFTFGYIQFLPFTIVIKFVMGLIAGFFYRYGKGFVRYVGIVISSLIMVIGYAFAYYLLYGGWGAVVAYSPFDIVQAVVAVIMGLILIFTAKKVRLMRESDN
- a CDS encoding dUTP diphosphatase, translating into MSEVFALNLLFSKQSELDRRIHADKNVDYASTLVKRKLALLVELGEFANATRTFKFWSTKTGESKERLLDEYADVLHFLLSLGLAKNLKVEQIEFLEPRTNVLSTLILDVYQKFETFFIKESLAEYKAAFASFLTISKAINFSESDIIDAYLKKNAENFKRQDNNY
- a CDS encoding DUF523 domain-containing protein, encoding MMEKILVSACLVGINCRYDGRSKINGDIESLREYFDFILICPEVEGGLPTPRAPSERNGEKVINSLGADNTSFFLQGAHKALKLAQANNVRFALLKSRSPSCGLGLIYDGTFSKTLAPGNGVTADLLLAHGIEVFSEDQIEDLLCKIQLSEK